A single window of Flavobacterium aestivum DNA harbors:
- a CDS encoding glycoside hydrolase family 73 protein, protein MKPELFVNNYLPHAKKVEAKTGISAVATLTQAALESAWGDVAPGNMFFGVKDTDGINGNEQLITTTEYSSRADLKFPVIISITPVMRKGRKMFKYVVKDYFRKYPTPEECFNDHAQFFLKNSRYAKALTVKHDYNSFFEEIAKAGYATDPNYSDTLKAVSKSIVKFIK, encoded by the coding sequence ATGAAACCAGAACTATTTGTAAATAATTACCTGCCACATGCAAAGAAAGTGGAGGCTAAAACAGGAATTTCAGCTGTAGCAACATTAACACAGGCGGCACTTGAATCGGCTTGGGGTGATGTTGCACCAGGAAACATGTTTTTTGGGGTTAAAGATACCGATGGTATTAACGGTAATGAGCAGTTAATAACTACTACTGAGTACAGTTCTAGAGCTGATTTGAAGTTCCCGGTAATTATATCGATTACTCCAGTAATGCGAAAGGGACGCAAAATGTTTAAGTATGTAGTAAAGGATTACTTTAGAAAGTATCCAACGCCTGAAGAATGCTTTAATGATCATGCGCAATTCTTTTTGAAAAACAGTAGATATGCAAAGGCTCTAACCGTAAAGCATGACTACAATAGCTTCTTTGAAGAAATTGCAAAAGCGGGTTATGCCACTGATCCAAATTATTCCGACACGCTTAAAGCGGTGTCTAAATCGATTGTAAAATTTATTAAATAG
- a CDS encoding DNA adenine methylase — translation MTQKSKKFTQAPLPFMGQKRRFLNQVKKVLSGCPNDATYVDLFGGSGLLSHTVKQHYPSAKVVYNDYDNYRLRLDNVSHTNRLISDIRTIVSNCPKDKRIVEPERDLVIKRVLQEEQTTGYVDYITLSSNVLFSMKYVQSYAELEKETLYNCVRMSDYNTENYLEGVVIESLDYKELFTKYQDYTNVVFLVDPPYLSTEVGTYKNYWKLKDYLDVLDVLNGTNYIYFTSNKSHIIELCEWMVNKPALYNPFAGSTTSTVNNQVNFSASYTDIMLHKINYKFK, via the coding sequence ATGACACAAAAAAGTAAAAAATTCACACAAGCGCCACTACCATTTATGGGGCAAAAGAGACGGTTTTTAAATCAAGTTAAGAAAGTATTAAGCGGTTGTCCAAATGATGCAACATACGTCGATTTATTCGGCGGTTCGGGCTTATTATCACACACTGTTAAGCAACATTATCCATCAGCAAAAGTGGTGTATAATGATTATGATAATTATAGGTTGCGTCTTGACAATGTCAGCCATACCAATAGGTTGATAAGTGATATAAGGACTATCGTATCCAACTGTCCAAAAGATAAACGTATCGTGGAACCTGAACGGGATTTGGTTATCAAAAGAGTACTGCAGGAAGAACAAACAACGGGCTATGTTGACTATATTACTTTGTCGAGTAATGTTCTATTTAGTATGAAGTATGTGCAATCATACGCAGAACTGGAAAAGGAAACGCTATATAATTGCGTTAGAATGAGTGATTATAATACTGAAAACTATTTAGAAGGTGTTGTCATTGAATCCCTTGATTACAAAGAATTGTTCACGAAGTACCAAGACTATACTAATGTGGTGTTTTTAGTTGACCCACCATACTTAAGTACAGAGGTTGGAACGTATAAGAATTATTGGAAATTAAAGGACTATCTTGATGTTCTTGATGTGTTAAACGGTACGAATTATATATACTTTACATCTAATAAATCGCATATAATTGAGCTGTGTGAATGGATGGTAAACAAGCCAGCATTATATAATCCTTTTGCTGGTTCAACCACAAGCACAGTAAACAATCAGGTTAATTTTAGTGCCAGTTATACCGATATAATGTTGCATAAGATAAACTATAAATTTAAATAG
- a CDS encoding substrate-binding domain-containing protein, which yields MPTNLPNTAAVIKTLPVNEVFILDQTNPELESYPAVYQNHMKDIYDALLKGKSHLDKYKKLILIFPGFREPVGMKKGFENFCNDYSFEYEIIAKFKGREIKYGETYIIPNDRDLVDIIEKSKLQNLKLSEDFGIISYNETFLKKIVGNGITTISTDFEAMGRILAEMILKGKKEQIENKCTLIVRNSL from the coding sequence ATGCCCACGAATTTACCCAATACAGCAGCAGTTATTAAAACCCTACCAGTGAATGAGGTTTTCATATTAGACCAGACCAATCCGGAACTGGAATCCTATCCTGCTGTATATCAAAACCACATGAAAGATATTTATGATGCCTTGCTAAAAGGAAAATCTCATTTGGACAAATACAAAAAACTGATTTTAATCTTTCCTGGCTTCCGAGAGCCTGTGGGAATGAAAAAGGGTTTTGAGAATTTCTGTAATGATTATTCTTTTGAATATGAAATAATAGCTAAGTTTAAGGGCAGGGAAATCAAATACGGAGAGACATATATTATCCCAAATGATCGAGACTTGGTAGATATTATAGAAAAATCAAAACTTCAGAATTTAAAATTGAGTGAGGATTTTGGAATCATTTCATACAATGAAACTTTCCTCAAAAAAATTGTAGGAAACGGTATCACGACCATTTCAACCGATTTTGAAGCAATGGGTAGAATTTTGGCAGAAATGATTTTAAAAGGAAAAAAGGAGCAAATAGAAAACAAATGTACTTTGATTGTTAGAAATTCGCTATAA
- a CDS encoding SusC/RagA family TonB-linked outer membrane protein has protein sequence MKLLIKDKPTNDWLTSEIWKVTKLTSGFLLAMTLQVSAATESKDTNLFLRLNNTPATGSNGTGTNLSITEFTKTKSTDILSTQQKPIKGKVTGAKGEPLPGASIHVKGSKNGVTTDFDGNFTIEVPDSNSILVVSFTGYVTKEFAASDAMNIQLQEQNQTLNEVVVVGYGTQKKGTTTGAIASIKGGVLTQNASANVSNGIAGRMSGVIANNRSGRPGDDSSSLLIRGFNSFGGGTSPLVVVDGIPDRDLNRINPDDIESVTVLKDASAAIYGVRSANGVILVTTKRGKVSAPTIKLDGSYGIQQLTRMDERVNSWQYMTYYNELNANKGTTLPYAQSEIDKYKAGNDPNYTSTDWLKETYRKDAPQSNVSLSVNGGTEQVKYFFSGQYLNQESNLRESDERYRQFNLRSNIDVNISSNLKVNLDIATRKEDRTYPTTKIESIMHETVSMYPFIPAYWKNGYPSSGIANGRNPILLSSSAAGYDKVINLIVNPKIGFDLKLPKITEGLSLNGYAAFDYNVRSQKKFTKPWDAYSYDKTNDSYNNVKSSTSITSVTQDEQIANQNTYFIKLAYDRKFDKHGFNAFVGYEQTTTDKTETYAYRRDLLSDQLDQIFTGSTVGQNATGSAYQDGRESYLGRVAYNYDNKYFAEISARYNGSFNFPSSTRWGMFPAISAGWKISEENFFKNNVKGIDQLKIRASWGKMGNDDLGEWINGVFYPNQYLFLTRYQLTTNQQNYTYFGSDYILNNSIYLSASPNPNITWEVQDSKNIGLDFGFLDNRLTATFDYFSNRRSDILTARNASVPLYTGLALPKENIGETVNRGCDWSINYAETRTEFKYNVGFNLTYAQSEVLFRDEAANIPEWQKSTGKAIDSWLVYQTNGIYRTQAEVDNSAHFSGAKPGDIWVKDIDNDGNITSNDKVRIPQSATPKIAYGIPMRAEYKGVSIDLLWTGQSRAKQMILPQAQGSIVAPPTWLYDGRYTVDNPNAPYPVAFNDTDTRNNIEADFWLRDASFFRLKSLEISYVLPENILKKYGILNTRIYAGGTNLFSIDNMKKYNLDPETNNKTGVIYPQTRIFRIGLSIEL, from the coding sequence ATGAAACTATTAATCAAAGACAAGCCTACAAATGATTGGCTTACTTCTGAAATCTGGAAGGTTACCAAACTAACATCTGGATTTCTATTAGCCATGACATTACAAGTTTCGGCTGCTACAGAATCAAAAGACACAAACTTATTCTTGAGATTAAATAACACTCCAGCCACAGGGAGCAATGGAACAGGAACAAATTTGTCTATTACAGAATTCACAAAAACAAAGAGTACTGATATTTTATCCACACAGCAAAAACCAATTAAAGGTAAAGTAACAGGCGCAAAAGGTGAACCACTACCTGGAGCTTCTATACATGTAAAAGGATCAAAAAATGGAGTAACTACAGACTTTGATGGTAATTTTACAATTGAAGTACCAGATTCAAATAGCATTCTAGTTGTTTCATTTACTGGTTATGTAACTAAAGAATTCGCTGCTTCTGATGCAATGAATATTCAGTTGCAAGAACAAAACCAAACCTTAAACGAAGTTGTTGTTGTTGGATATGGTACTCAGAAAAAAGGAACCACAACTGGAGCAATTGCATCTATTAAAGGAGGTGTCTTAACACAAAACGCATCTGCAAACGTTTCAAACGGAATCGCAGGACGTATGTCAGGAGTTATCGCCAACAATCGTTCAGGAAGACCTGGTGATGATAGCTCTAGTCTTTTAATTAGAGGATTCAATTCATTTGGAGGAGGAACTAGCCCTCTTGTAGTAGTGGATGGTATTCCTGATCGTGATTTGAACAGGATAAACCCTGATGATATTGAGTCAGTTACTGTTTTAAAAGATGCATCTGCAGCAATTTACGGTGTTAGATCTGCAAATGGGGTAATCTTGGTTACTACCAAAAGAGGTAAAGTTAGCGCACCAACCATCAAACTTGACGGATCATATGGTATTCAACAATTAACCAGAATGGACGAAAGAGTTAATTCTTGGCAATACATGACTTACTACAACGAACTTAATGCAAACAAAGGAACAACACTTCCTTATGCACAGTCTGAAATAGACAAATACAAAGCTGGCAATGACCCTAATTACACAAGTACAGATTGGCTTAAAGAAACCTATAGAAAAGATGCTCCACAATCTAATGTTTCTCTATCTGTAAATGGAGGTACTGAGCAAGTTAAATATTTCTTTTCCGGACAATATTTAAATCAAGAAAGTAATCTTAGAGAAAGTGACGAAAGATACAGACAGTTCAACTTAAGATCTAATATTGATGTTAACATATCATCTAACTTGAAAGTTAACTTGGATATTGCTACTCGAAAAGAAGACAGAACATACCCAACAACAAAAATTGAAAGTATAATGCATGAAACTGTTAGTATGTATCCATTCATTCCAGCATATTGGAAAAATGGTTATCCTTCTTCAGGAATTGCAAACGGAAGAAACCCTATCTTACTGTCATCCTCTGCAGCAGGTTATGATAAAGTTATTAACCTTATCGTAAATCCAAAGATAGGATTCGATCTAAAATTACCAAAAATCACTGAGGGACTATCTTTAAATGGATACGCAGCATTTGATTATAATGTTCGTAGTCAAAAAAAATTCACTAAACCATGGGATGCTTATTCATATGACAAAACAAATGACAGTTACAACAATGTAAAAAGCAGCACTAGCATTACAAGTGTTACGCAAGATGAGCAAATCGCTAATCAAAATACCTATTTCATAAAATTAGCATATGATCGTAAATTCGATAAACACGGATTTAATGCTTTTGTTGGATATGAACAAACTACAACAGACAAAACGGAAACGTATGCATATAGAAGAGATTTATTGAGTGACCAATTAGATCAAATTTTTACAGGAAGCACTGTTGGACAAAATGCAACTGGTAGTGCATACCAAGACGGAAGAGAGAGCTATCTAGGAAGAGTAGCTTATAACTATGACAATAAATATTTTGCTGAAATTTCTGCTCGTTACAATGGGTCATTCAATTTCCCATCTTCTACCCGTTGGGGTATGTTTCCTGCAATATCTGCAGGTTGGAAAATATCTGAAGAAAACTTTTTTAAGAATAATGTAAAAGGAATTGATCAACTTAAAATAAGAGCTTCTTGGGGAAAAATGGGTAATGATGACTTAGGCGAATGGATTAACGGAGTATTTTATCCGAACCAATACCTTTTCTTAACAAGATACCAATTAACAACTAACCAACAGAATTACACTTATTTTGGCTCAGATTACATATTAAATAATAGCATCTACCTTTCTGCCTCTCCAAATCCTAATATTACTTGGGAAGTACAAGATTCAAAAAATATTGGGCTTGACTTTGGATTCTTAGATAACCGATTGACTGCTACTTTTGACTATTTCAGTAATAGAAGATCTGATATTTTAACTGCAAGAAATGCATCTGTACCTTTATACACTGGTTTAGCTCTTCCAAAAGAAAATATTGGAGAAACTGTTAACAGAGGTTGTGATTGGTCTATAAATTATGCAGAAACAAGAACTGAATTCAAATACAATGTTGGTTTCAACCTTACTTATGCTCAAAGTGAAGTACTCTTCCGTGATGAGGCAGCAAATATTCCAGAATGGCAAAAATCAACCGGAAAAGCAATTGATTCATGGTTAGTTTACCAAACAAACGGAATTTATCGCACACAAGCAGAGGTTGACAATTCAGCTCATTTTTCAGGAGCAAAACCTGGAGATATTTGGGTAAAAGACATAGACAATGATGGCAACATCACTTCTAATGATAAAGTTAGAATTCCACAATCTGCCACACCAAAAATCGCATATGGTATTCCTATGAGAGCTGAATACAAAGGAGTATCTATAGATTTACTATGGACAGGACAATCGAGAGCCAAACAAATGATTCTACCGCAAGCACAAGGATCTATCGTTGCCCCTCCTACATGGTTATATGACGGAAGATACACTGTAGACAATCCTAACGCTCCATATCCAGTAGCATTCAATGATACTGATACAAGAAACAATATTGAAGCAGACTTTTGGCTTAGAGATGCATCATTCTTTCGCTTAAAATCTTTAGAAATATCATATGTTTTACCCGAAAATATACTTAAAAAATACGGAATATTAAATACAAGGATTTATGCTGGTGGAACAAACTTATTTTCTATCGATAATATGAAAAAATACAACCTAGATCCTGAAACCAATAACAAAACAGGTGTTATTTATCCTCAAACCCGTATTTTCAGAATAGGTTTAAGTATTGAATTATAA
- a CDS encoding RagB/SusD family nutrient uptake outer membrane protein: protein MKNYKTIKLINIKNKAFILASVFIAITSLISCNEDPLDKVPLDSYTDETVWNDLKLAEAFANNLYTVLPTTQHNWNTRTNRSWALSTSCDEAYNKFDDYNSSTINSGALTPDNADTFDIWKPTYSIIQNCNIFLSKIDKVPGDEAWRNRLKGEVLFLRAYAYFKLTNDYGGVPIITEPFNLNSDFKVDRSTYDQSVDFITAELDKAADLLPLTTSSLGRVTKGAALAIKSRILLYAASPQWNSSNDTNKWKKASDAAKAVIDLNIYQLYDKNYPDLFTTNNSEIIFSRLSSKDPQWSAYNGVETFLSPSGFHGWASFAPSQGLIDAYGTADGKDITDPTSGYDPQKPYVNRDPRFYKNIVYDGRAYGKPEFFQDRYDAGHSNKAEFYEGGLDSPQGWDTWNNSATRYTFRKYCDTTYNFNSETQTNKAWIISRLGEIYLNYAEAQFKLGNEGTAIQYLNAIRQRAGITVPLAGLTGTALENKIRNERQVELCLEGFRYYDVRRWKIADVTENKPLMGVVITKNGDGSKTYTYTKVQDRIFKPQHYLLPIPRDEINRTSLVQNPGYN, encoded by the coding sequence ATGAAAAATTATAAAACCATTAAGCTAATAAATATAAAAAACAAGGCATTCATTCTTGCCTCTGTTTTTATAGCAATTACATCTCTCATTTCTTGTAATGAAGATCCCCTAGACAAAGTCCCATTGGATTCTTATACAGATGAAACTGTATGGAATGATTTAAAATTAGCCGAAGCTTTCGCTAATAATCTATATACAGTATTACCGACAACACAACACAATTGGAACACCAGAACCAATCGTAGTTGGGCTCTATCAACTTCTTGTGATGAAGCGTATAATAAATTCGATGATTATAACTCATCGACAATCAATTCTGGCGCACTAACACCAGATAACGCAGACACTTTTGACATATGGAAACCTACCTATTCGATTATTCAAAATTGCAACATATTTTTATCTAAAATCGATAAAGTTCCAGGAGACGAAGCTTGGCGCAATAGATTGAAAGGAGAAGTTCTTTTCTTAAGAGCTTATGCTTATTTTAAATTGACAAATGACTATGGAGGAGTTCCAATTATTACTGAGCCATTTAATTTGAACAGTGATTTTAAAGTTGACCGTAGTACTTATGACCAATCTGTCGATTTTATAACAGCCGAATTAGACAAAGCTGCAGATTTATTACCATTAACGACTTCTAGTCTTGGAAGAGTTACAAAGGGTGCAGCACTTGCTATAAAATCAAGAATATTGCTATATGCCGCTAGTCCACAATGGAATTCATCTAACGATACAAACAAATGGAAAAAAGCATCTGATGCTGCAAAAGCAGTAATTGATTTAAATATCTACCAGCTTTATGACAAAAACTATCCAGATCTTTTCACAACGAATAATTCAGAGATTATTTTCTCTCGTTTATCCAGTAAAGATCCACAGTGGAGTGCTTATAATGGAGTAGAAACCTTCTTGTCTCCAAGTGGTTTTCATGGATGGGCTTCATTTGCGCCAAGCCAAGGTTTAATAGATGCCTACGGAACTGCAGACGGTAAAGACATTACAGATCCTACATCAGGTTACGATCCACAAAAACCGTATGTAAACAGAGACCCTCGTTTTTACAAAAATATTGTATACGATGGACGTGCATATGGTAAACCCGAATTTTTCCAAGATCGTTATGATGCTGGTCATTCAAATAAAGCAGAATTTTATGAAGGCGGATTAGACTCGCCTCAAGGATGGGACACTTGGAATAATAGTGCAACACGTTATACCTTCCGTAAATATTGTGATACTACGTATAACTTTAATTCAGAAACACAAACGAACAAAGCTTGGATTATTTCTCGTTTGGGCGAAATTTATCTTAATTACGCTGAAGCACAATTCAAATTAGGAAACGAAGGTACAGCTATTCAATATTTAAATGCTATCAGACAACGTGCAGGAATAACTGTTCCATTGGCAGGACTAACTGGTACAGCCTTAGAAAACAAAATCCGTAACGAAAGACAAGTTGAATTATGTCTGGAAGGATTCCGTTATTATGATGTTCGTCGTTGGAAAATTGCCGATGTAACCGAAAACAAACCTTTGATGGGAGTAGTTATCACCAAAAATGGCGATGGCTCTAAAACCTACACCTACACAAAAGTTCAAGATCGAATTTTCAAACCTCAACATTATTTATTACCTATTCCAAGAGATGAAATAAACAGAACAAGTCTTGTTCAAAATCCAGGTTATAATTAG
- a CDS encoding DUF2141 domain-containing protein: MMVQKADQGILKFQVDLPRGTYAIIFFQDLDNNCDLKSSWLGVPKEPVGNSTNFKPDGDTSTFRDCSIYVLKNDSKITIDLY, translated from the coding sequence ATGATGGTTCAAAAAGCTGATCAAGGTATCTTGAAATTTCAAGTTGATTTGCCAAGAGGAACTTATGCCATTATCTTTTTTCAAGATTTGGATAATAACTGTGATCTAAAAAGCAGTTGGTTGGGAGTACCTAAAGAACCCGTAGGAAACAGTACTAATTTTAAACCAGATGGTGATACGTCTACGTTTCGAGACTGTTCTATTTACGTTTTGAAAAACGATTCAAAAATTACAATAGATCTTTATTAG
- a CDS encoding redoxin domain-containing protein, giving the protein MRRKILLVALLIAFEGFGQIKLKVGDASPKLTVTDYIENVPENKNFKNSYILLEFWATWCSTCLQEVPKLNQLQEQFKSNKDLVFVSMTDEKPEKVMRTLKRIPFKSIVVSDQKREVHKNYFANDGNSIAYPSTILIDNKGIIRWIGGPDLINETILKKLINNEEIKITDNNTDDLFPPSPHSSTTKSLIDNVYKDTTNDSTQYSFSLLKGEINGATIQFNSLKDEGLYVDTNNDLTTILSNLTGLFNSLIAIPENLKSNKYSIMYKNKNLKSENGGILDIKNNLLKALSLEEKIVNRNVDTYILRVKDKSKLEEIINEKDKKDGANMTHLLLANIEIETLKNTISRNFKVFVKDETNLTGNYDFILRKDSEKNLISDLEIYGLTLVKEKKDIQFYEYQ; this is encoded by the coding sequence ATGAGAAGAAAAATCTTATTAGTTGCATTGCTTATTGCATTTGAAGGTTTTGGACAAATAAAATTAAAAGTAGGAGATGCATCACCAAAATTAACTGTGACAGATTATATTGAAAATGTTCCCGAAAACAAAAATTTTAAAAACAGTTACATCTTACTAGAGTTTTGGGCAACTTGGTGTTCAACTTGTTTGCAAGAAGTACCCAAACTCAACCAATTGCAAGAGCAATTCAAATCAAACAAAGATTTAGTTTTTGTTTCAATGACTGACGAGAAACCAGAAAAAGTGATGAGAACTTTGAAAAGAATTCCCTTTAAGTCTATAGTTGTAAGCGACCAAAAGCGAGAAGTACACAAAAATTATTTTGCAAATGATGGCAATTCGATTGCTTATCCGTCAACCATTTTAATAGACAATAAAGGAATCATCAGATGGATTGGAGGCCCAGATTTGATAAATGAAACGATTCTAAAAAAATTAATTAATAACGAAGAAATAAAAATCACAGATAATAATACAGATGACTTATTTCCGCCTTCCCCTCATTCAAGTACAACTAAAAGTTTAATTGATAATGTATATAAGGATACAACAAATGATTCAACTCAATATTCGTTTTCTTTACTAAAAGGCGAAATAAATGGAGCAACTATTCAGTTTAATTCTTTAAAAGATGAAGGACTGTATGTTGACACAAATAACGATTTAACTACTATTCTTTCTAACCTGACTGGTTTATTTAACTCTTTAATTGCTATACCTGAAAACCTAAAAAGTAATAAGTATAGCATTATGTATAAAAACAAAAATTTGAAATCAGAAAATGGGGGTATATTAGACATCAAGAACAACCTCTTAAAAGCTTTAAGTCTTGAAGAAAAAATTGTAAATCGAAATGTTGATACTTATATTTTAAGAGTAAAAGACAAAAGTAAACTGGAAGAAATAATAAATGAAAAAGACAAAAAAGATGGTGCTAACATGACACATCTTTTGCTAGCAAATATAGAAATTGAAACATTAAAAAATACTATTAGCCGTAATTTTAAAGTATTTGTCAAAGACGAAACGAATCTTACGGGAAATTATGATTTTATTTTAAGAAAAGATTCTGAAAAAAATTTAATTTCAGATTTAGAAATTTATGGGTTGACACTAGTGAAAGAGAAGAAAGATATTCAATTTTATGAATATCAATAA
- a CDS encoding DUF6625 family protein — translation MKKISLINIFIGEFPWFFKLFLKSCETNPTIDFFIFTDAIIDYPLTNNIKIIPFSLDVFNQLATKKLGFDIDVKKGYKLCDFRPAFGVIFSEYLKDYDFWGITDIDVIYGRIREFMTDELLEEYDIVCVRHAYITACCMLYKNNEYVNNLYIKSKDYKMIFASPKNYAFDETNFENSDSFLEIHDIFKRDCQIESIQHIIVKEGDVGNLNAHFDLLLIDGISGKLKWDNGIFSYAGKIEFMLYHLIDYKRNIFANNSLKWGKIPDVFYIDKFDYRKNNSVLTRFIVFYDDNLKPFFWNLGKRIDCFLSYTLFRKKVKTMEAGDYYYHLNKQKTVIGRHDDGTNFINMNGFSNIILYEMTFNKNYFFAKNFELILKTDTNQSIPFKKFDTINSAGHSNTYIKADYPI, via the coding sequence ATGAAAAAAATAAGCTTAATTAATATTTTTATTGGAGAGTTTCCTTGGTTTTTTAAACTCTTCTTAAAATCATGTGAAACCAACCCAACTATAGATTTTTTTATTTTTACTGATGCTATTATAGATTATCCTCTTACTAACAATATTAAAATTATTCCTTTTTCATTGGACGTTTTTAATCAATTAGCGACAAAAAAACTCGGATTTGATATTGATGTAAAAAAAGGTTATAAACTTTGTGATTTTAGACCTGCTTTTGGGGTTATATTTTCTGAATATCTAAAAGATTATGATTTTTGGGGTATTACAGATATAGATGTAATTTATGGGAGGATTCGTGAATTTATGACAGATGAACTATTAGAGGAATATGATATTGTCTGTGTTAGACATGCTTATATCACTGCCTGTTGTATGCTGTATAAAAATAATGAGTATGTAAATAATTTATATATAAAAAGTAAAGATTATAAAATGATTTTTGCCTCTCCAAAAAATTATGCCTTTGATGAAACTAATTTTGAAAATTCGGATAGTTTTCTTGAGATACATGATATCTTCAAAAGAGATTGTCAGATAGAAAGTATTCAGCATATAATAGTAAAGGAAGGAGATGTTGGGAATTTAAATGCTCATTTTGATTTATTACTTATTGACGGAATATCTGGAAAATTAAAATGGGATAATGGCATCTTTTCTTATGCTGGTAAAATTGAATTTATGTTATATCATTTAATTGATTACAAGCGTAATATATTTGCTAATAACAGTCTGAAATGGGGTAAAATACCTGATGTTTTCTATATTGATAAATTTGACTATAGAAAAAATAATTCAGTTTTAACCCGTTTTATAGTTTTTTATGATGACAATTTGAAGCCATTTTTCTGGAATTTAGGTAAAAGAATTGATTGCTTTTTATCCTATACCTTATTTAGGAAAAAAGTTAAAACGATGGAAGCGGGAGATTATTACTATCATTTGAATAAACAAAAAACAGTAATAGGGAGACATGATGACGGGACGAATTTTATAAACATGAATGGTTTTTCAAATATTATTTTGTACGAAATGACTTTTAATAAAAATTATTTTTTTGCTAAAAATTTTGAATTGATATTAAAAACTGATACAAATCAATCTATACCGTTTAAGAAATTTGACACCATAAACAGCGCTGGTCATAGTAATACCTATATTAAAGCTGATTATCCTATTTAA
- a CDS encoding glycosyltransferase family 4 protein, translating to MKILLVGPGILPIPSNGWGAVETLIWNQKTYCEALGHTVDILNQRGLEPALAAKPWNYDIVHVHFDPLTEFWNILSVHLNFKLVVTSHYGYAAFPKKWGNGYETTFRFLMESERLIVLSEDILNVFAKNGFKGIIDVLPNGTETQQFLFKKTASLKNAICLGRIEGRKRQAEVAKKILSKRNIVCDFVGPTDYSLKFKVDNKHINYLGEWDRATVHKNLTNYSCLILFSDGEAHPLVILEAMAAGLSIVISKEASANLDKNLPWIYLCDTVDEVVEYAEKAIRENNLYREQIRKYVEENFDCSVIAQKFIEIIS from the coding sequence ATGAAAATACTTCTTGTTGGCCCAGGAATCCTGCCGATTCCATCAAATGGTTGGGGTGCTGTTGAGACGCTTATCTGGAATCAAAAAACATACTGCGAGGCACTAGGACACACAGTAGATATTTTAAATCAAAGAGGTTTGGAACCTGCATTAGCGGCAAAACCCTGGAACTATGATATTGTTCATGTCCATTTTGATCCTTTGACTGAATTTTGGAACATCCTTTCCGTTCATCTAAATTTTAAATTAGTTGTTACCAGTCATTATGGATATGCTGCTTTTCCTAAAAAATGGGGCAATGGTTATGAGACTACCTTTAGATTTTTAATGGAAAGTGAACGATTGATCGTTTTAAGTGAAGATATATTAAATGTATTTGCAAAAAATGGGTTTAAGGGAATAATTGATGTACTTCCTAATGGTACAGAAACTCAACAATTTCTGTTTAAAAAAACAGCTTCATTGAAGAATGCAATTTGTTTAGGTAGAATTGAAGGAAGAAAAAGGCAAGCGGAAGTCGCCAAAAAGATTTTAAGCAAAAGAAATATAGTTTGTGATTTTGTTGGACCAACAGACTACTCTCTTAAGTTTAAAGTTGACAATAAACATATCAACTATCTAGGTGAATGGGATAGAGCTACAGTTCATAAAAATCTAACAAATTATTCCTGTTTAATTTTATTTAGTGATGGTGAAGCACACCCCTTAGTTATATTAGAAGCTATGGCTGCTGGACTTTCTATTGTCATTTCAAAGGAGGCTTCTGCAAACTTAGATAAGAACCTTCCTTGGATATATTTATGCGATACTGTTGATGAAGTTGTAGAATATGCAGAAAAAGCAATTCGTGAAAACAATCTATATAGAGAGCAAATACGAAAATATGTAGAAGAAAATTTTGATTGTTCAGTTATTGCCCAAAAATTTATTGAAATAATTAGCTAA
- a CDS encoding transposase has product MNYFNNRITNASAKSFNAKIKAFRSQFRGVRNIEFFLFRLTNIYA; this is encoded by the coding sequence TTGAACTATTTTAATAACAGAATTACAAACGCTTCTGCAAAATCTTTCAATGCTAAAATAAAAGCTTTTCGATCACAATTTAGAGGCGTGAGAAATATAGAATTTTTCCTTTTTAGGCTAACCAATATTTATGCTTAA